From Acropora muricata isolate sample 2 chromosome 14, ASM3666990v1, whole genome shotgun sequence, one genomic window encodes:
- the LOC136897824 gene encoding uncharacterized protein, with amino-acid sequence MVGTQNISETQKMSRLLQFLDGQARSAVAGFEGVPGGLSRALKMLQQRFGQPHIVAKGCVDALVDGPNISSNDGPGLRKFADRSRTLYETLRSMNALPEMNMTNLAKMSGKLPIALQLKWRDEALRIRERRGFPNLKDLVDFIERRAEAANDPVFGRVGETSKFGRKYPRGGRQTLPPFPRGAVDSKVMTMATQVGLSGSENPPISNKHPNPTTQKSVGGKCYSCGSAHRLERCPDFISKSVRERIILARYKGLCLNCLRKGHFATQCQSSFRCKQCQQLHHSLLHKTTEDKEGADVNLQRNSDPKEQASVNATTTEPIAPIETTSHTYSMTSRTKVALQVVPVKIMNNDGHSVTTYALLDTGSEETFLSKTISDRLGLEVKNCSTLAVCTLSGESSVKVGQANVQVKAVDNHEDRTLTIENVKVIDNLTITTTRARDLSQWPHLTDLKIPDVENNQVTMLIGANVPEAQVHEECRRGRSGEPYAVRTVLGWAVLGPVNVANGSSSQVANVNFVKYGDELSDQQMRQFLRLDDIDMNRSSKKAMSVEDQEALNRMENSVQIVDGHYEIGMLWKSVTPWLPNNKQMAEARLQALKRKLQRDETFHRKYREFMDKLIERGYARKLTEEEAARRSRRTWYLPHHGVFHPQKKDKIRVVFDAAAMQDGVSLNSQLHQGPDLTNSLLGVLLRFRQYPIALVADIEGMFNQVKVPPEDSDALRFLWWETNDLESPSEFQMTSHIFGAKDSPSCANFCLKRAAEDSKGRFSDEAVNAVTKDFYVDDFVKSVRTVNEASSLANEVTCLLSEAGFRLMKWMSNSREVLSEIPDRERARPTLDLDLENLPVERTLGVQWDVEKDAFLFKVRVPHQPSTKRGILSAVSSLYDPMGFVCPVILEAKKVLQKLWKLNLGWDDEIPEDLQNQWNKWKYELSALSQVEVPRCHLVHGTVRDISLHLFSDASEDGYGMCAYLRFVYASGTVRCSFLVGRSRSSPVRPISIPRLELQAATLSVKIYRVLLDELTYEISKITFWSDSQTTLQYIKNETKRFQTYVANRVTEIREVTSPDQWRHCPGRVNPADDASRGLNPQKLSSKHRWWRGPDFLWETEDRWPSAKYEEVPDSDPEVRPSANVHPVSVRTHHGDNSTDDCNKTSSTLEDGHGGLKKLMESCGSWPVLQRRVAWIVRFCQWIANGRVASSTGPLTLQELSQSTQAIVGIVQNECFPQDVKEVSQNKEVKISSRLGSLRPVLEDGVLRVGGRLQKAVVLSWAEKHPMILPKHHHVSQLIVRHYHEFAAHSGREQTLCELQRMFWIIGGRSLVKKIIRSCIKCRRMNAKPMEQFMGSLPGARLEAYHPPFTFTGVDLFGPLTVKWGRGTAKRWGCLFTCLTTRAVHLEVTPSLETDDFIMVLRQFISRRGPPKEIWSDRGTNFVGASRELKEAIAHWNEETIERQLQQKGIRWVFQPPAAPHMSGVWERLVQNTKKHLKSVAGDGLLSDVELRTLLAEVESIVNNRPITAVSDDPDDCSALTPNHFLLQRATQLPPGVFVNEDLFSRKRWRKVQFLADHYWKRWIREYVPTLQRRPKWVKSRRNAQIGDLVLLAEDKVVRNRWPMGRVVEVFTGEDGGVRSARVKTAGGVFHRPVSKICLVEEVSDDK; translated from the coding sequence ATGGTTGGTACTCAGAACATTTCAGAAACTCAGAAAATGTCTcgtctattgcaatttcttgaTGGTCAAGCCAGAAGTGCCGTAGCGGGATTTGAAGGAGTGCCTGGTGGGCTGTCGAGGGCCctaaaaatgttgcagcaacgttTCGGACAACCACACATTGTAGCAAAGGGGTGTGTCGATGCCTTGGTTGATGGACCAAACATATCAAGCAATGATGGACCAGGATTGCGAAAGTTTGCTGACCGGTCAAGGACATTGTATGAGACTTTAAGGTCAATGAATGCTCTCCCTGAAATGAACatgacaaatttggcaaaaatgtcAGGAAAGTTGCCCATTGCACTGCAACTGAAGTGGAGAGATGAAGCCCTTCGAATAAGGGAAAGAAGAGGATTCCCGAACCTCAAGGATCTAGTGGATTTCATTGAGCGGCGAGCTGAGGCAGCTAATGACCCTGTGTTTGGAAGAGTGGGTGAGACGAGCAAGTTTGGAAGAAAATACCCAAGAGGTGGCCGTCAAACATTGCCTCCTTTCCCGAGAGGAGCAGTTGATTCAAAGGTAATGACAATGGCAACACAAGTTGGACTCAGTGGGAGTGAGAATCCACCTATCTCAAATAAGCATCCGAACCCTACAACGCAGAAAAGTGTTGGTGGAAAATGCTACAGTTGCGGCTCTGCGCACAGGTTAGAACGTTGTCCTGATTTCATCAGCAAATCTGTTAGAGAGAGAATAATCCTGGCAAGGTACAAGGGACTTTGTTTGAACTGTTTACGTAAGGGACATTTTGCTACTCAATGCCAGTCATCTTTTAGATGCAAACAGTGTCAGCAACTTCACCATTCCTTGCTGCACAAAACAACAGAAGACAAAGAGGGTGCAGATGTGAATCTTCAGAGAAATTCAGATCCAAAAGAGCAGGCTAGTGTCAATGCCACCACTACAGAACCTATTGCACCTATTGAAACAACCAGCCACACATATTCCATGACATCACGAACCAAAGTTGCATTGCAAGTTGTTCCGGTTAAGATAATGAACAACGATGGACACTCTGTCACTACATATGCTTTGCTTGACACTGGGAGTGAAGAGACATTCCTCTCAAAGACAATTTCTGATAGACTTGGGTTAGAAGTAAAGAACTGTAGTACTTTGGCAGTATGTACATTGTCGGGCGAGTCTTCCGTAAAGGTCGGCCAAGCCAACGTTCAAGTGAAAGCTGTTGATAACCACGAGGATCGTACCCTTACTATTGAAAATGTAAAAGTCATAGACAATCTTACCATCACAACAACAAGGGCAAGGGACTTGTCGCAATGGCCCCATTTAACGGACCTTAAGATTCCGGACGTTGAGAACAATCAGGTGACAATGCTGATTGGTGCAAATGTTCCTGAAGCCCAAGTGCATGAAGAATGTAGGAGAGGGAGATCAGGAGAGCCATATGCTGTTCGAACGGTACTGGGTTGGGCTGTGCTTGGACCAGTGAATGTGGCTAATGGTTCGTCCTCTCAAGTAGCGAATGTAAATTTTGTGAAATATGGTGATGAGCTGTCAGATCAGCAGATGAGACAATTCCTGAGACTTGATGACATTGACATGAACAGGAGCTCCAAGAAAGCTATGTCAGTTGAAGACCAAGAGGCACTGAACAGGATGGAAAACTCAGTGCAGATTGTGGACGGTCATTATGAAATTGGCATGTTGTGGAAAAGTGTTACCCCTTGGCTgccaaacaacaagcaaatggcAGAAGCAAGATTGCAGGCCTTAAAGAGAAAGCTACAACGTGACGAGACGTTCCATAGAAAGTACAGAGAGTTTATGGACAAACTCATTGAAAGAGGCTACGCCAGAAAGTTGACTGAAGAAGAGGCAGCACGACGAAGCAGAAGAACGTGGTATTTACCACACCATGGAGTGTTTCATCCCCAAAAGAAGGACAAAATTCGTGTCGTGTTTGATGCAGCTGCTATGCAGGACGGCGTGTCACTCAACAGCCAATTGCACCAAGGTCCTGACTTAACCAACAGTTTGCTTGGTGTTCTGCTGCGGTTTAGACAATATCCCATAGCACTTGTAGCTGACATAGAGGGCATGTTTAACCAAGTGAAGGTGCCCCCAGAAGATTCTGATGCCTTGAGGTTTCTTTGGTGGGAAACTAATGACCTTGAAAGTCCCTCAGAATTTCAGATGACAAGTCACATCTTCGGCGCCAAGGACTCACCCAGCTGTGCAAACTTTTGCCTGAAGCGAGCTGCAGAGGATAGTAAAGGAAGATTCAGTGATGAGGCTGTGAATGCCGTCACCAAGGACTTTTACGTTGATGACTTTGTCAAGTCTGTTAGGACAGTAAATGAAGCAAGTTCATTAGCAAATGAAGTAACATGTTTACTCAGTGAAGCCGGCTTTAGACTGATGAAATGGATGAGCAACAGCCGAGAGGTGCTGTCTGAGATACCTGATAGAGAGCGGGCGAGACCGACGCTGGATTTGGATCTCGAGAACCTTCCAGTAGAGAGGACGTTAGGAGTCCAGTGGGATGTGGAGAAAGATGCCTTCCTGTTTAAGGTTCGTGTCCCGCATCAGCCATCTACAAAGCGTGGAATTTTGTCAGCAGTAAGTTCGCTGTATGATCCTATGGGTTTTGTTTGCCCAGTCATCCTAGAAGCGAAGAAGGTTTTGCAGAAGTTGTGGAAACTGAATCTCGGATGGGACGATGAAATACCTGAAGATTTGCAGAACCAGTGGAATAAGTGGAAGTACGAATTGTCTGCATTATCGCAAGTTGAAGTACCGAGATGCCACCTAGTCCATGGCACAGTACGTGATATATCTCTTCACCTATTCTCAGATGCCTCTGAAGATGGTTATGGCATGTGCGCCTATCTTAGATTTGTTTACGCCAGTGGAACTGTAAGATGTTCGTTCTTGGTTGGAAGGTCAAGGAGTTCACCAGTGAGGCCGATTTCCATTCCCAGGCTTGAGTTGCAAGCAGCCACATTATCTGTGAAGATATACCGAGTGCTTCTGGATGAGCTGACGTATGAGATAAGCAAGATTACATTTTGGTCCGATTCTCAGACGACATTACAGTATATCAAGAATGAGACCAAGCGATTTCAGACGTACGTTGCCAATCGTGTAACGGAAATACGTGAAGTTACTTCGCCAGATCAATGGAGGCATTGCCCTGGAAGGGTTAATCCTGCTGATGATGCTTCACGGGGCTTAAACCCTCAGAAACTCTCCAGTAAACATCGATGGTGGCGAGGACCTGATTTCCTTTGGGAAACAGAAGATCGCTGGCCGAGTGCAAAATATGAAGAGGTCCCAGACAGCGACCCGGAAGTGCGGCCCTCAGCAAATGTTCACCCTGTCAGTGTAAGAACGCATCATGGAGACAACAGCACTGATGACTGTAACAAAACCAGCAGTACACTAGAAGATGGACATGGTGGCCTGAAGAAGCTAATGGAGAGCTGTGGCTCATGGCCAGTCCTACAACGCCGTGTCGCATGGATAGTACGATTTTGTCAGTGGATCGCAAATGGGAGGGTTGCCAGTTCCACTGGACCATTGACTTTACAAGAACTGAGTCAGTCAACTCAAGCCATTGTTGGCATTGTTCAGAATGAATGCTTTCCTCAAGATGTCAAAGAAGTGAGTCAGAATAAGGAAGTGAAGATTTCTAGCAGGCTAGGAAGCCTAAGACCAGTATTAGAAGACGGAGTTTTACGGGTAGGAGGACGATTGCAGAAAGCTGTAGTACTCTCATGGGCTGAGAAACACCCTATGATACTACCCAAGCACCATCACGTGAGTCAGTTAATCGTTAGGCACTACCATGAGTTTGCTGCCCATAGCGGAAGAGAACAAACATTGTGTGAGCTGCAAAGAATGTTCTGGATCATTGGTGGAAGAAGCTTAGTGAAGAAGATTATTAGGAGCTGCATTAAGTGCCGAAGAATGAATGCTAAACCCATGGAGCAGTTTATGGGGTCGCTACCCGGAGCAAGGCTGGAGGCGTACCACCCTCCATTTACCTTTACTGGTGTTGACCTATTTGGGCCACTAACGGTTAAGTGGGGCCGCGGAACCGCGAAAAGATGGGGTTGTCTGTTTACTTGCCTTACAACTCGTGCTGTCCACCTCGAAGTGACACCATCTCTTGAGACAGATGACTTCATCATGGTTCTGCGCCAATTCATAAGTAGAAGAGGACCGCCTAAGGAAATTTGGTCCGACAGAGGTACTAATTTTGTAGGCGCAAGCAGGGAGTTGAAAGAGGCCATTGCACATTGGAATGAAGAAACGATTGAACGGCAGTTGCAGCAGAAGGGCATCAGGTGGGTATTTCAACCACCTGCCGCCCCCCATATGTCCGGAGTATGGGAGCGTCTGGTACAGAATACGAAGAAACACCTTAAGAGTGTAGCTGGAGATGGACTTCTCAGTGATGTCGAGTTGAGGACATTGTTAGCTGAAGTGGAGTCCATAGTTAATAACCGTCCTATCACTGCTGTTTCAGATGATCCTGATGACTGCTCAGCGCTTACGCCCAACCATTTCCTTTTGCAAAGAGCTACTCAACTTCCACCCGGTGTATTTGTGAATGAAGATTTGTTCTCCAGAAAGCGGTGGAGAAAGGTGCAATTTCTCGCCGATCACTACTGGAAGAGATGGATACGGGAATACGTGCCAACTCTTCAAAGAAGACCGAAATGGGTCAAGTCAAGACGAAATGCGCAGATTGGTGATCTAGTGCTTCTAGCAGAAGATAAGGTAGTCCGCAATAGATGGCCTATGGGCCGAGTGGTAGAAGTGTTCACTGGAGAAGATGGAGGTGTACGGTCTGCCCGAGTCAAGACAGCAGGGGGCGTTTTCCACCGCCCTGTTAGCAAGATATGCCTAGTGGAGGAAGTTAGCGATGACAAATGA
- the LOC136899393 gene encoding uncharacterized protein, whose product MRAELYGVKRHPENLALMKVAEQSSRHNGSSGAKNAVDGNRNPLFDANGNCALTNQGDPSWWRVDLGTNLVPVSDVLIVNRLLPRSALQSNEYYKITLGDESSVDRNLACNGLVRFKDFIASSVCYRNPLKTRCYVGILTTQGPSILSLCEVEVFSRENLAFNKPTKMIGGPPWHPSSNAVDGNSQTTFRSCTHTQRASIFQNPWWRVDLGQVEPVNEVYIVNRGDCCGDRLNPFEIRVGPASSDNGITNPLCGSDLSVPEGKGVSFFCRPALFGQYVTIRVTKNRKVQMHICEVEVYSARRACQMQGIGVTSSLAIPSYRLSASSSRAGFEPEKARLHGDGAWSPSDVANPNDFLQVDLQYEFFICAVATQGYLLTSSSFWTTKYKFLFSVNGKDWLTYIENGTDKIFNGNSGREDVVKHSLVSLTRARFVKFQPTEFNNRKALRVEIYGVPVPAGPSQSPRNFNLSPLSSTSVLASWKLPSAGSLQGIKLLYKIANTEDPFTAIAIINNSSLSTSITGLGKFTEYEFHVLAFTGNGNGLVSPVTVVRTSEDVPSEGPKGISFDEVNQTTYKISWAPLAREKRNGIIIGHEIKHEKASTEARSKPSFGDTTYSNSANSVALVSGFQPGCNYSISVRAFTSVAGGPFGEKKTLKISNSVPPYWEVKTITPIEVQLNWINPSLRPTEVSNYTFTYSGTEDYIKEFSDDGSVNLGSPPSERYTVTCLVPDTFYKFYFNGISSCGQSLSQIIEAKTIASVPGEGAQNFLLLGTRSPGLRRQERRVMA is encoded by the exons ATGAGAGCAGAATTGTATGGAGTGAAGCGTCACCCAG AAAACCTCGCTCTCATGAAGGTCGCAGAACAGTCATCCAGGCACAACGGCTCCAGTGGAGCAAAAAACGCAGTGGACGGGAATCGCAATCCACTGTTTGATGCGAATGGTAACTGTGCCCTAACTAATCAAGGGGACCCCAGCTGGTGGCGAGTGGACCTGGGCACTAATCTTGTGCCAGTTTCAGATGTTTTGATTGTGAACCGTCTCCTTCCACGATCTGCGCTTCAAAGTAATGAATATTACAAAATCACACTAG GTGATGAATCAAGTGTTGATCGAAATCTGGCTTGCAATGGCTTGGTTCGGTTCAAAGATTTTATTGCTTCATCAGTGTGTTACAGGAATCCATTGAAGACTCGCTGCTATGTTGGTATTTTGACCACACAAGGGCCCAGTATCCTCTCATTGTGTGAGGTGGAAGTTTTTTCACGAG AAAATCTTGCATTTAACAAACCAACAAAGATGATTGGCGGACCTCCGTGGCATCCTAGCAGCAACGCTGTGGATGGTAATAGCCAAACAACTTTTAGGTCTTGTACTCATACCCAGAGGGCTAGCATTTTTCAAAATCCATGGTGGAGAGTAGACTTGGGACAGGTGGAGCCTGTAAATGAAGTGTACATTGTCAACCGGGGGGACTGCTGTGGGGATCGATTGAACCCATTTGAGATCAGAGTGG GTCCAGCATCCAGTGATAATGGTATCACCAATCCCTTGTGTGGCAGTGACCTCAGTGTTCCTGAAGGAAAAGGTGTTTCCTTCTTCTGTCGTCCTGCTTTGTTTGGACAGTACGTCACTATAAGAGTGACCAAAAATAGGAAAGTGCAAATGCACATTTGTGAAGTTGAAgtgtattctgcaagaagag CGTGTCAGATGCAAGGTATTGGGGTAACAAGCAGTTTAGCGATTCCAAGTTACCGTTTATCAGCCTCGTCATCACGTGCTGGCTTTGAACCGGAAAAAGCTCGGCTGCATGGGGATGGTGCGTGGTCACCCAGCGATGTCGCCAATCCCAATGACTTCTTACAAGTCGACTTGCAGTACGAGTTCTTTATCTGTGCAGTTGCTACTCAGGGATACCTATTGACCTCCAGTAGTTTCTGgacaacaaaatacaaatttttgttttcagttaaCGGCAAAGATTGGCTCACATATATTGAAAATGGAACAGACAAG ATCTTTAACGGAAATAGTGGCAGGGAGGATGTTGTAAAACATAGTCTTGTGAGTCTTACCAGGGCGAGGTTTGTCAAGTTCCAGCCGACTGAATTTAATAATCGGAAGGCGCTGAGAGTGGAAATCTACGGTGTTCCTGTACCCGCAG GTCCAAGTCAATCTCCACGCAATTTCAATCTTTCACCTCTTTCCTCTACAAGTGTGTTGGCCTCTTGGAAATTACCATCTGCAGGCTCGTTACAAGGAATAAAGCTGCTGTATAAAATTGCTAACACTGAGGATCCGTTCACTGCCATAGCCATCATTAACAACTCGAGTCTTAGCACAAGTATTACTGGCCTTGGGAAATTCACAGAGTATGAATTTCACGTGCTGGCATTTACAGGCAATGGCAATGGACTAGTGAGCCCGGTAACAGTAGTGAGAACAAGTGAAGACG TACCCTCTGAGGGTCCAAAGGGCATATCTTTTGACGAAGTGAATCAAACCACTTACAAGATCTCCTGGGCTCCACTAGCGAGAGAGAAGAGGAATGGCATTATTATTGGTCACGAAATTAAACATGAAAAGGCATCAACTGAAGCAAGATCCAAACCATCTTTTGGAGACACCACCTACAGCAACTCAGCAAACAGCGTTGCCCTCGTAAGTGGCTTTCAACCGGGATGCAACTATAGTATATCTGTGCGAGCTTTTACTTCAGTTGCAGGCGGACCCTTTGGCGAGAAAAAGACACTAAAAATCTCAA ATTCAGTACCTCCCTACTGGGAAGTGAAAACGATCACACCTATAGAGGTACAACTCAACTGGATAAACCCATCACTCCGTCCAACTGAGGTGTCCAATTACACG TTTACGTACAGCGGGACGGAGGATTACATTAAAGAATTCTCTGATGATGGTAGCGTAAACCTTGGAAGTCCACCATCTGAGCGGTATACAGTAACATGCCTGGTGCCAGATACATTCTACAAGTTCTACTTTAATGGCATTTCTTCTTGCGGACAGAGCTTGTCACAAATAATAGAAGCTAAAACAATTGCGTCAG TACCCGGGGAGGGTGCACAAAATTTCCTTCTGTTAGGTACAAGATCTCCTGGGCTCCGCCGGCAAGAGAGAAGAGTAATGGCATAA